One genomic window of Nakamurella panacisegetis includes the following:
- the recG gene encoding ATP-dependent DNA helicase RecG, producing the protein MSTPLKRVLGVRAAKQLEDKLSLATVGELLRYYPRKYDRRGKLTDIAGLKVGEKVTVWASVRSVKDRQLGPGRKVRNITNVVISDGKRDLTCTFFNRWNLGKMLPVGTDAMFSGTVSSFNNQLQITSPQVAVVSVAGADRLSPAAAKGTSASESVDDRPGETRAKDAIDVLESFAGGLIPVYPLSEGITGTLLQRCVRTVLDVLEVVEDPLPEVLLASRGLVDLDTALHDVHRPTDETALDAALARLRYDEALSIQLVLARRKAQMRHFPAEPCPAVPDGLLAEFDRELPFTLTAGQREVGEAIAHDLATIHPMNRLLQGEVGSGKTVVALRAMLQVIDAGRQAVMLAPTEVLAAQHARSLRSVLGPLGNGGELGSRPGAVKITLLTGSMNTSARREALLDIASGQAGIVVGTHALLSEGVFFAGLGLIVIDEQHRFGVEQRNALRNKHPEGNPPHVLVMTATPIPRTVAMTVYGDLDTSVLSELPKGRSPISTTVVPAGERPAWVDRAWMRVHEEVAKGHQVYVVCPKIGDQLDEPARAKVKKSASLEDLNYAPDDFEFDEPEEQSDSKRPPLAVVEVAEQLAQGPLKGLRMGILHGRLPPVEKDAVMSAFSAGQIDVLIATTVIEVGVDVPNATMMIIMDAERFGLSQLHQLRGRVGRGTGPGVCLLVTESPPGSNGRVRLAAVEATNDGFELAEADLAIRREGDVLGTSQAGRSSGLRQLSLLRDREVIEQARADATQFVGDDPLMSGYPGLAAMVASVIDEESQEFLEKG; encoded by the coding sequence ATGTCGACGCCGCTCAAGCGGGTCCTTGGGGTCCGAGCGGCCAAGCAGCTGGAGGACAAACTGTCGTTGGCGACGGTCGGGGAGCTGTTGCGGTACTACCCCCGCAAGTACGACCGGCGGGGCAAGCTCACCGACATCGCGGGCCTCAAGGTCGGGGAGAAGGTCACGGTCTGGGCCAGCGTCCGCTCGGTGAAGGATCGTCAGCTGGGCCCCGGGCGCAAGGTCCGCAACATCACCAATGTCGTGATCAGTGACGGCAAGAGGGATCTGACCTGCACGTTCTTCAACCGGTGGAACCTGGGCAAGATGTTGCCGGTCGGCACCGACGCTATGTTCTCCGGCACCGTCAGCAGCTTCAACAATCAACTCCAGATCACCTCGCCCCAGGTCGCGGTGGTCAGTGTTGCCGGGGCCGACCGGCTCAGCCCGGCCGCCGCGAAGGGCACGTCGGCCTCTGAGTCGGTCGACGACCGACCCGGAGAGACCAGGGCCAAGGACGCCATCGACGTGCTGGAGTCGTTCGCCGGTGGGCTGATCCCGGTGTACCCGCTGTCCGAGGGCATCACCGGGACGCTGCTCCAGCGTTGCGTCCGCACTGTGCTGGACGTTCTCGAGGTGGTCGAGGACCCGCTCCCGGAGGTGTTGCTGGCCAGCCGGGGGCTGGTCGACCTCGACACGGCGTTGCACGACGTTCATCGCCCCACGGACGAGACCGCCCTGGACGCGGCGCTCGCCCGCCTCCGGTATGACGAGGCGCTGTCCATCCAGCTCGTGCTGGCCCGTCGAAAGGCGCAGATGCGCCACTTCCCGGCCGAGCCCTGCCCGGCCGTCCCGGACGGACTGCTGGCCGAGTTCGACCGCGAGCTGCCGTTCACCCTGACCGCGGGCCAGCGTGAGGTCGGCGAGGCCATCGCCCACGATCTGGCCACCATTCATCCGATGAACCGGCTGCTGCAGGGTGAGGTCGGCTCGGGCAAGACGGTCGTCGCGCTGCGGGCCATGCTCCAGGTGATCGACGCCGGGCGGCAGGCCGTGATGCTGGCCCCGACCGAGGTCCTGGCCGCGCAGCACGCCCGGTCCCTGCGCAGCGTGCTGGGTCCACTGGGCAACGGCGGCGAACTCGGGTCCAGGCCCGGAGCCGTCAAGATCACCCTGCTGACCGGTTCGATGAACACCTCGGCCCGACGCGAGGCCCTCCTGGACATCGCGTCCGGGCAGGCCGGGATCGTGGTCGGTACACACGCCCTCCTGTCCGAGGGGGTGTTCTTCGCCGGACTGGGTCTGATCGTCATCGACGAGCAACACCGGTTCGGGGTCGAACAGCGGAACGCGCTGCGCAACAAGCATCCCGAAGGCAACCCACCGCACGTGCTGGTGATGACCGCAACGCCGATCCCGCGCACCGTCGCCATGACGGTGTATGGCGACCTGGACACCTCCGTGCTGTCGGAACTGCCCAAGGGCCGCTCGCCGATCTCGACCACCGTGGTGCCGGCCGGGGAGCGCCCGGCCTGGGTCGACCGGGCGTGGATGCGGGTGCACGAAGAGGTCGCCAAGGGGCACCAGGTGTACGTCGTGTGCCCGAAGATCGGGGACCAACTGGACGAACCGGCGCGGGCCAAGGTCAAGAAGTCGGCGTCCCTGGAGGACCTGAACTACGCGCCCGACGACTTCGAGTTCGACGAACCGGAGGAGCAGAGCGACAGCAAGCGGCCGCCGCTGGCGGTCGTCGAGGTGGCCGAGCAGCTCGCCCAAGGGCCGCTGAAAGGCCTGCGGATGGGGATCCTGCACGGGCGGCTCCCACCGGTCGAGAAGGATGCCGTCATGTCTGCCTTCTCGGCCGGGCAGATCGACGTGCTGATCGCCACCACCGTCATCGAGGTCGGGGTGGACGTGCCGAACGCCACCATGATGATCATCATGGACGCGGAGCGGTTCGGCCTGTCCCAGCTGCACCAACTCCGGGGCCGGGTCGGCCGGGGCACCGGGCCCGGGGTCTGTCTGCTGGTCACCGAGTCGCCGCCCGGATCCAACGGGAGGGTGCGACTGGCTGCGGTCGAGGCCACCAACGACGGTTTCGAACTGGCCGAGGCCGACCTGGCCATCCGCCGGGAGGGCGACGTGCTCGGGACGTCTCAGGCCGGCCGGTCGTCCGGTCTGCGCCAGCTGTCGCTCCTGCGCGACCGCGAAGTGATCGAGCAGGCCAGGGCCGACGCCACCCAGTTCGTCGGGGACGACCCGCTGATGTCCGGCTATCCCGGTCTGGCCGCGATGGTGGCCTCCGTCATCGACGAGGAGAGCCAGGAGTTCCTGGAAAAGGGCTGA
- the rpmB gene encoding 50S ribosomal protein L28: MAAVCDVCGKGPGFGMSVSHSHRRTNRRWNPNIQAVRAQVAPGTVKRVNACTSCLKAGKVVRG; encoded by the coding sequence GTGGCTGCCGTGTGTGACGTCTGTGGCAAGGGCCCGGGCTTCGGGATGAGCGTTTCCCACTCCCACCGCCGTACGAACCGTCGCTGGAACCCGAACATCCAGGCCGTTCGCGCCCAGGTTGCTCCGGGCACCGTCAAGCGCGTCAACGCCTGCACGTCTTGCCTGAAGGCCGGCAAGGTCGTCCGCGGCTAG
- a CDS encoding branched-chain amino acid aminotransferase gives MTTAFTRTSNPSPVPDERRAEILAAPGFGRYFTDHMVVIDFENGAWRDPRLVPYGPFTLDPATMVLHYAQEIFEGLKAYSQPDGSVATFRPQANAARLNRSADRLGMPRLPEEMFLQSLRELALADRAWVPTGGEASLYFRPFMFASEVGLGVRPANKYVYSVIASPAGAYFAGGIQPVSVWWSTEYVRAAPGGTGAAKTGGNYAASLAAQAQAAEQGCDQVVWLDAVERRWVEEMGGMNLFFVFGEGADAELVTPELSGSLLPGVTRDSLLQLARDRGYRTAERRISTDEWAKRNESGELTEVFACGTAAVITPVGSVKHADGGFDIAGGRPGAITMELREALTGLQRGQLADPHGWMVPLA, from the coding sequence ATGACGACCGCCTTCACCCGCACAAGCAACCCATCACCCGTGCCCGACGAGCGTCGGGCCGAGATTCTGGCGGCGCCCGGTTTCGGCCGGTACTTCACCGATCACATGGTCGTCATCGACTTCGAGAACGGCGCCTGGCGCGACCCCCGGCTGGTTCCCTACGGCCCGTTCACCCTCGACCCGGCCACCATGGTGCTGCACTACGCGCAGGAGATCTTCGAAGGCCTGAAGGCCTATTCGCAGCCGGACGGGTCGGTGGCCACGTTCCGTCCGCAGGCCAACGCGGCCCGGTTGAATCGGTCGGCTGACCGGCTGGGGATGCCCCGGCTGCCGGAGGAGATGTTTCTCCAGTCGCTCCGCGAACTGGCGCTGGCCGACCGGGCGTGGGTGCCGACCGGAGGCGAGGCGTCCCTGTATTTCCGGCCGTTCATGTTCGCGTCCGAGGTCGGACTCGGGGTACGACCGGCGAACAAGTACGTCTACTCGGTGATCGCGTCACCGGCCGGCGCCTACTTCGCCGGCGGCATTCAGCCGGTGAGTGTGTGGTGGTCGACGGAATACGTGCGCGCGGCCCCGGGGGGCACCGGCGCGGCCAAGACCGGCGGCAATTACGCGGCCTCCCTGGCCGCGCAGGCCCAAGCGGCGGAGCAGGGCTGCGACCAGGTCGTCTGGCTCGACGCGGTCGAGCGCCGCTGGGTCGAGGAGATGGGCGGGATGAACCTGTTCTTCGTCTTCGGAGAGGGTGCCGACGCCGAGTTGGTCACTCCTGAGTTGTCCGGTTCGCTGCTGCCCGGCGTCACTCGTGATTCGTTGTTGCAGCTGGCCCGCGATCGCGGTTACCGAACGGCGGAACGTCGGATCTCCACCGACGAATGGGCCAAGCGGAACGAGAGCGGCGAACTGACCGAGGTCTTCGCATGCGGCACGGCTGCCGTCATCACCCCGGTCGGCTCGGTCAAGCACGCCGACGGCGGGTTCGACATCGCCGGCGGCCGGCCCGGAGCCATCACGATGGAGCTCCGGGAAGCCCTCACCGGCCTGCAGCGCGGCCAGCTGGCCGACCCGCACGGCTGGATGGTCCCGCTCGCCTGA